DNA sequence from the Amycolatopsis sp. Hca4 genome:
CGACGGCGGCCGACCACGGCTGGAGCCGGTGTTCCAGCCGCAGCGCGGGTGCCTCGGCCTCGCCATCGTCGGCGCGGACGCGGGTGAGCAGGCCCAGCGCGACGCCGGCGATCGTGGCGTGGATGCCGGCCGAGTGCACCGCGACCCAGGTGACCAGCGCCAGCGGGACGTACAGCCACGGCGTCCGCACCCGGCGGTGCTGCAGGAACGCGTAGAGGGCGAGCGCGGCGACCGCGACCGCCGCCGCGACCAGGTCGAAGCCCGTCGTGAACAGCACGGCGATGACGACGATCGCGCCGAGGTCGTCCACCACGGCCAGGGAAAGCAGGAAGACCCGCGCGCTCGAGGGCAGGTTCGACGCCGTCAGCGCGAGCACGCCGAGCGCGAACGCGATGTCCGTGGCGACCGGGATCGCCCAGGCCCGTTCGATCCCCGGCGTCCCCCAGCCCACGGCCAGCGCGACGAGCGCGGGCACGGCCATCCCGCCGACCGCGGCGACGACCGGCAGGATCGCCTGCTTGAACCGGGACAGCTCACCGATGACGAGCTCGCGCTTGAGCTCCAGCCCGGCGACGAAGAAGAACAGGGCGAGCAGGCCGTCCTTCGCCCAGTCGCCGATCGTCAGATTCAGGTGGAGGAACTCCGGGCCGAGCCGGAAGTCGCGCAGCGCGTGGTAGCTGTCCCGCAGCGGCGAGTTGGCCCACAGCAGCGCGACCGCCGTCGCGCCGAGCAGGACCAGGCCGCCGGTCGTCTCGGTGCGCAGGTACCGGGCGAATTCGCTGAACGGGCGGGTCATCGGGGCGGCTCCAGGGGTCGCTGATCACTGTTGCCGACCAGGCTTCCCGGCGCACCTTGATGCCATTTTAACAGCCCTTTGTCACGCATTGTCATGACCGCTGCCACACCGGGTACCGGTGGTGGGTCACCAGCCGGGCTCATAGCATGCGAATCGACAACGAAGTCCCCCCGGACAAAAGGAAGACGAGTTGTGAGCACCTCCACCGAGGTCCAGCAGGACACGAGGTTCTTCGGGCACCCACGAGGACTGGCGAACCTCTTCGGCGTCGAGATGTGGGAGCGGTTCTCCTACTACGGGATGCTCGGCATCCTGCCGATCTACCTCTACTACAAGGTCGAACAGGGCGGTCTGGGCCTGGCGCAGGAGTCCGCGCTCGGCATCGTCGGCGCGTACGGCGGCCTGGTCTACCTCTCGGCCGTCATCGGCGCGTGGGTGGCCGACCGCCTCCTCGGCTCCGAACGGACGTTGTTCTACAGCGCCGTGCTCATCATGATCGGCCACATCAGCCTGGCCCTGCTGCCGGGCCTGGCCGGCATCGGCGTCGGCCTCGTGTGCGTCGCGGTCGGCAGCGGCGGGCTGAAGTCCAACGCGACGGCGATCGTCGGCACGCTCTACGCCGAAGGCGACGAGCGGCGCGACGCAGGCTTCACGATCTTCTACATGGGCGTCAACCTCGGCGGCTTCATCGGCCCGCTGCTGACCGGGCTGGCGCAGACCGAGGTCGGCTTCCACCTCGGCTTCGGCCTCGCCGCGATCGGCATGGCGCTGGGCCTGACCCAGTACGCGTTCGGCCGCAAGAACCTCGGCGACAAAGCGAAAGAGGTGCCGAACCCGCTGCCCGCGTCCCGGCGCGCGCTGGCGATCGGCGCCGCCGTCGTGCTGGTGGCGGCGGTGGTGACGCTGGTCGTCACCGGCGTCGTCAACCCGGGCAACCTCGCCGACGTCGTCGTGTGGGTGGTCGGCGTGATCTCGGTGGTCTACTTCCTGGTCATCCTGACCAGCGGCAAGATCACGAGTGTCGAGCGCAGCCGGGTGTTCTCCTTCATCCCGATGTTCATCGCCAGCGCGGTGTTCTTCTCGCTGTACCAGCAGCAGTTCACGGTCGTCGCGGCCTACACCGACCAGCGGCTGAACCGGACCCTGTTCGGCTGGGAGATGCCGGTGTCGTGGGTCAACTCGATCAACCCGGTGTTCATCATCGTCTTCGCCCCGGTGCTGGCGGCGCTGTGGACGAAGCTCGGCGAGCGGCAGCCGTCGACGCCGATGAAGTTCGTCCTCGGCACGGTGCTGATGGGCGCGGCGTTCCTGCTGTTCCTGCCGATGGTGGGCAGCGGCAAGAACGCGAGCCCGATCCTGGCGATGGTCGGCATCCTGTTCGTCTTCACGATCGCCGAGCTGTGCCTCTCGCCGGTGGGGCTGTCGCTGTCGACGAAGCTCGCGCCGGAGGCGTTCCGGACGCAGATGGTGGCGCTGAACTTCCTGTCGATCTCGTTCGGCACCGCGATGTCCGGCAAGCTCGCCGAGTACTACTCCGTCGACGACGAAGCGCCGTACTTCAGCACGGTCGGCCTGGTCGCGATCGGTGTCGGCATCCTGCTGTTTCTGGGCATCCCCTTCATCCGCAAGCTGATGAAGGGCGTGCACTAGCTAGCCGACGGTGACCCCGAAGATCACCCCGACGAAGTAGGTCACCACCATCGTGAGGGCGCCGACGCCGACGTTGCGGAGGATCGCGCGCCCCACGTTCGCGTCGCCGAGCCTCGCGCTGACCCACCCGGTCAGCGTGAGGCCGACGACGACCGCGGCCGCGCACGCCCAGACCCGCAGGGACACGCCGGCCCAGGCGATGGACAGGATCGGCAGCAGCGCGCCGACGGAGAAGGCGAGCAGCGACGCCCACGCGGCCTGCCACGGGCTGGTCAGGTTGTCGGGATCGATGCCGAGCTCGGCCTCCGCGTGCGCCTGCAGGGCGTCCTTTTCGGTCAGCTCGCGGGCGACCCGGGTGGCCAGCTCCGGTGAGAGACCCTTTTCCTCGTAGATGCCGGCGAGTTCGCGCTCCTCGGCTTCGGGCATCGTCTTGAGTTCCTGCTTTTCGAGCCGGAGCAGGGCCTGTTCGGTGTCGCGCTGGGTGCTGACGGAGACGTATTCCCCACCGGCCATGGAAAACGCGCCGGCGACGAGCCCGGCGATCCCGGCGGTGAGGATCGTGGTGCTTTCCGTGGTGGCCCCGGCAACGCCGACGACGATGCCGGCGACGGACACGATGCCGTCGTTCGCCCCCAGCACCCCGGCCCGCAGCCAGTTGAGCTTCCCACCCACGCCCTCGTGCGGTTCGTGTGCGTGTTCCACGGCGTCACCGTCGATCGTTTCGGTCACCGGACCAGTGAAACACGGAAGCGGAACCGTGGCGAGAGCTGCCCTTTCGGTCAGGTGCGCCTAAATAACGGCTGCCTTACCTAAGTGGTCCTGTGTGGACTCTCAGCGGTCCGGGGTCATGATGGACGGCATGGAAGAGCAAGTGTGGCAGCCGCTGGTGACGGTGGAGGGCCTGCCCCTCCTCGGCGGCGAGGGCCGGTTCCGGCAGCTGGAGCGGGCCGAGAGCGGACTGGCCTACTTGATCCACTACCCGGCGGGGGTGTCATCACCCCCGCACGCACACGACCACGACTCGATCGTCTACGTGCTTTCGGGCAGGCTGCGCGGAGCGGTCGGCGGCGTGGAGGCTGTGCTCGAGCCGGGTGATTCGGTGGTCCACCCGCGCGGGGTGGCCCACCACGTCGAGGCACTGACGGACGCGATGTGGGTGGAGTTCAAGTCACCCCTGCCGAACCGGCCACCGATCGCCTGAGCCGACCCTCCGGGTGCGCGAGCCGACCCTCCGGGTACGCAAGCCGACCCTTTGGCGCGCCGAGCCGGCTTCCTGGGCACGCGAGCCGACCGCTTGAGCCGCGGGCGCGGAGTGGTTCGGTAGCTGATTTCCGGCCGAGCCGCAATCGCCCATCCACAGGTGCGGCTCCGGTCTGCCTTCTGGCGCGAGTTGTCCACAGATCGACGAACGGCCTGTTTTTGCAGGTGGGGGCCGATAGACTGGACTTGGGACGTCCCCCCGGAGAGGGTGGGGGCAGCTTTCTTGGGCCCGGGGAGGGCGGTTTCTAGGGGTGGTTGCAACACCGCTGTTGGTAGGGGTTGAGGTCAGCGACCGCTGCAGCAACTCTGGCAGGGGCGCGATCTTCGCGGCGAAAGCATCCGAACCGCGGTCGGGGTGTAGCTGGCGGCCAGGTGCTGCAGCATGGCGTCCCCCAGCGCAAAGTAGGCGACTCGGTCCACGGCTTACCCGATCCCGACCCATGCCCCGCGGGGCCCGATCCAGGTCTTGTCTGAACAACGGCAAATCCTGAACACTCAGGTATTGCAACCCCCAGAAACCGCCGAGCGGTAGGGGCAGCTTTCGAGGGCCCGGGGGAGGGCGGCGCTTATGGAGCTCGGCGAAACACCGGAACCAACCCGCGACCAGGTCCTGCACGTCCTAAGCGACCTCGCTGCCGGAAGGC
Encoded proteins:
- a CDS encoding peptide MFS transporter, with amino-acid sequence MSTSTEVQQDTRFFGHPRGLANLFGVEMWERFSYYGMLGILPIYLYYKVEQGGLGLAQESALGIVGAYGGLVYLSAVIGAWVADRLLGSERTLFYSAVLIMIGHISLALLPGLAGIGVGLVCVAVGSGGLKSNATAIVGTLYAEGDERRDAGFTIFYMGVNLGGFIGPLLTGLAQTEVGFHLGFGLAAIGMALGLTQYAFGRKNLGDKAKEVPNPLPASRRALAIGAAVVLVAAVVTLVVTGVVNPGNLADVVVWVVGVISVVYFLVILTSGKITSVERSRVFSFIPMFIASAVFFSLYQQQFTVVAAYTDQRLNRTLFGWEMPVSWVNSINPVFIIVFAPVLAALWTKLGERQPSTPMKFVLGTVLMGAAFLLFLPMVGSGKNASPILAMVGILFVFTIAELCLSPVGLSLSTKLAPEAFRTQMVALNFLSISFGTAMSGKLAEYYSVDDEAPYFSTVGLVAIGVGILLFLGIPFIRKLMKGVH
- the nhaA gene encoding Na+/H+ antiporter NhaA, which encodes MTRPFSEFARYLRTETTGGLVLLGATAVALLWANSPLRDSYHALRDFRLGPEFLHLNLTIGDWAKDGLLALFFFVAGLELKRELVIGELSRFKQAILPVVAAVGGMAVPALVALAVGWGTPGIERAWAIPVATDIAFALGVLALTASNLPSSARVFLLSLAVVDDLGAIVVIAVLFTTGFDLVAAAVAVAALALYAFLQHRRVRTPWLYVPLALVTWVAVHSAGIHATIAGVALGLLTRVRADDGEAEAPALRLEHRLQPWSAAVAVPVFALFAAGISVNADALGAVFTTALPLAVLAGLLGGKVVGILGASLLAVKLRLAEKPRGMGWRDMAALSVLGGVGFTVSLLIAELSLPDGTSELAKAAVLIASAIASLLAAALLLRRSKVHARISDTL
- a CDS encoding VIT family protein; translated protein: MTETIDGDAVEHAHEPHEGVGGKLNWLRAGVLGANDGIVSVAGIVVGVAGATTESTTILTAGIAGLVAGAFSMAGGEYVSVSTQRDTEQALLRLEKQELKTMPEAEERELAGIYEEKGLSPELATRVARELTEKDALQAHAEAELGIDPDNLTSPWQAAWASLLAFSVGALLPILSIAWAGVSLRVWACAAAVVVGLTLTGWVSARLGDANVGRAILRNVGVGALTMVVTYFVGVIFGVTVG
- a CDS encoding cupin domain-containing protein, giving the protein MMDGMEEQVWQPLVTVEGLPLLGGEGRFRQLERAESGLAYLIHYPAGVSSPPHAHDHDSIVYVLSGRLRGAVGGVEAVLEPGDSVVHPRGVAHHVEALTDAMWVEFKSPLPNRPPIA